In Candidatus Methylacidiphilales bacterium, the following proteins share a genomic window:
- a CDS encoding AAA family ATPase yields the protein MKSYWITFYSYKGGVGRTLALANIGALLARNGRRVVLIDFDLEAPGLDSFKAFEKTKGKDGVVEYVSQFIHSHKAPKIEDYVYPCTLEKNVRGKLWVMPAGKKDSAYNRKRSDIPWSELFESGIGQPFIENWKAAIEQAYQPDYVLVDSRTGLTDVGGICTLGFPNLVVMLFSLNEQNLQGTAAVAKALGKADPERIPQICYVATPLPNLTADTSPLIASRFQEASKVLGKPIDSTISYYSAAALEEKLFVLMEEQPRPKIIDDYQTLIKKVTQYNRTGIEFLTEQVDEACKNPNDERIDRLISLLEREFQQSPDGKFQLSRLYAARREINKALQFAEECLELDPTYKPAFDFLQGQLQSKKNYQKLIELIAAIEPEHVQLGGERLVMLMLVKGQTYMALNKAAEASVAFSRAHETNSKSKTVTIHSLPCLFNVAESKRRLTQKVDKEAWSQTVRVFVDSGAASSAPSPTQANQLQAMHIPYALHGQLQKANELLIKAQKAAESVGEIDDIFCVIDYQFNPKSVFLDHNKRMLDALDRGELWDGMKLPKT from the coding sequence GTGAAGAGTTATTGGATCACCTTTTATTCCTACAAAGGCGGGGTTGGCCGCACTCTGGCTTTGGCCAATATCGGCGCACTCTTGGCTCGCAATGGCCGCCGCGTAGTTTTGATCGATTTCGATCTGGAAGCTCCAGGTCTGGATAGCTTCAAAGCCTTTGAGAAAACGAAAGGCAAGGATGGCGTAGTTGAATATGTCTCCCAATTCATCCACTCCCACAAAGCACCCAAAATCGAGGACTACGTCTATCCCTGCACATTGGAAAAAAATGTCCGAGGCAAGCTCTGGGTTATGCCGGCTGGCAAGAAAGACTCTGCTTATAACCGGAAACGCTCAGATATACCCTGGTCTGAATTGTTTGAGTCCGGTATCGGACAGCCCTTCATTGAAAACTGGAAAGCCGCCATCGAACAGGCTTATCAACCGGATTACGTCTTGGTGGATTCCCGCACCGGCCTGACTGATGTCGGGGGCATCTGTACCCTCGGATTCCCCAACCTCGTCGTCATGCTCTTTTCGCTAAATGAACAAAACCTGCAGGGCACGGCGGCGGTCGCCAAAGCCTTGGGGAAAGCTGATCCTGAGCGTATCCCGCAAATTTGCTACGTGGCTACTCCGCTGCCGAATCTTACTGCGGATACCAGTCCTCTCATTGCCAGTCGATTTCAAGAAGCCAGCAAAGTTTTAGGAAAACCCATTGATTCCACCATTAGTTATTACTCCGCTGCCGCCCTGGAAGAAAAGCTCTTTGTCCTGATGGAAGAGCAGCCTCGGCCGAAAATCATCGATGATTACCAAACTCTGATCAAAAAGGTCACGCAATACAATAGAACCGGTATCGAATTCTTGACCGAGCAAGTGGATGAGGCTTGCAAGAACCCCAACGACGAACGTATTGATCGATTAATTTCCCTTCTGGAACGGGAATTCCAGCAATCGCCCGATGGAAAATTTCAATTGTCCAGACTGTATGCGGCTCGTCGTGAAATCAACAAAGCGCTCCAATTTGCGGAGGAGTGCCTCGAACTGGACCCTACATACAAACCGGCATTTGATTTTTTACAAGGCCAGCTACAATCCAAGAAAAACTACCAGAAACTCATTGAGCTAATTGCTGCCATTGAGCCAGAGCATGTTCAATTGGGTGGAGAACGATTGGTTATGCTCATGCTGGTTAAGGGTCAAACCTACATGGCTTTAAACAAGGCCGCCGAGGCATCCGTGGCTTTCTCCAGGGCTCACGAGACCAATTCTAAATCTAAAACGGTCACAATTCACTCCCTGCCTTGTCTTTTTAATGTGGCAGAATCCAAACGCCGCTTGACCCAAAAAGTTGACAAAGAGGCTTGGTCTCAAACCGTTAGGGTTTTCGTGGATTCAGGAGCCGCCAGTAGCGCTCCATCTCCAACACAGGCCAATCAACTTCAGGCGATGCACATCCCCTATGCGCTTCATGGTCAACTCCAAAAAGCTAATGAACTTTTGATTAAAGCTCAAAAAGCTGCCGAGTCGGTTGGTGAAATCGATGATATTTTTTGTGTTATTGATTACCAGTTTAATCCAAAATCAGTTTTTCTGGATCACAACAAACGAATGCTCGATGCATTGGACCGTGGTGAACTATGGGACGGCATGAAGCTCCCAAAGACTTAA
- a CDS encoding type II toxin-antitoxin system MqsA family antitoxin: MKKETQALLTCPCCNKGKLEPTVMDYRITVQDGIEITIPQLAVEICDQCGEVALPADSTVRVDEAVAAQNEQLTPRELENIRENMELDQTQMSDLLGLGGKTYHRWENGIQVPSRSMGYYLRILAEFQEAADWLRERGWRKKNRIRKQLNLPFAESFPDLARKNPGFERTYTGLQNRRINPARIFEHTDTK; encoded by the coding sequence ATGAAAAAAGAAACCCAAGCACTTCTGACCTGTCCCTGCTGCAATAAGGGAAAACTAGAGCCGACAGTCATGGATTACAGAATCACGGTTCAGGATGGGATCGAAATCACGATTCCCCAACTGGCAGTTGAAATCTGCGACCAATGCGGGGAGGTTGCCCTACCTGCTGATTCAACAGTTCGGGTTGACGAAGCAGTTGCCGCACAAAACGAGCAACTGACGCCCAGGGAACTGGAGAATATTCGTGAAAACATGGAACTGGATCAAACCCAGATGAGTGATTTGCTTGGACTCGGAGGCAAAACCTATCACCGATGGGAAAATGGCATCCAAGTTCCCAGCCGTTCCATGGGTTACTACCTCAGGATTTTGGCTGAATTCCAGGAAGCTGCCGACTGGCTGCGGGAACGCGGTTGGAGAAAGAAAAACCGGATTCGGAAGCAACTGAACCTTCCATTTGCGGAAAGCTTCCCGGATCTGGCCAGAAAAAATCCCGGATTTGAACGGACTTATACGGGACTCCAGAATCGGCGCATCAACCCGGCCCGCATCTTCGAGCACACAGATACTAAGTGA
- a CDS encoding DEAD/DEAH box helicase family protein produces MANPFFEHPILNSPYEMPLRHWELDEHGQPTQQIIERRRRAEFITPIPKPKKRKGATDQQQIVFDEGKGLSTKEQQYDPTSIINELRQHVDQWRALPNPSQWQVTPETTRLLQHWRQHKYSEVRPFFCQIEAVETAIWLMEVAPQAGKAGSRILEHLANANKDANPELMRFALKLATGAGKTTVMAMLIAWQTINAVRRPTSNKFTRGFLVIAPGLTIKDRLRVLQPNDPDSYYASRELVPSDMLDDVNRAKIVITNYHSFKLRERLEISSGGRSLLVGRTGDPINTLETEGQMIQRIMPDLMGIKNILVVNDEAHHCYREKPSEQDDEDLKGDEKKEVEEANKAARLWISGLEALNRKLGILQVIDLSATPFFLRGSGYAEGTLFPWTMSDFSLMDAIECGIVKLPRVPVAENIPGNEMPMFRDLWENIRKDMPKKGRGAGAELDPLELPARLQTALQALYGHYDKTFKLWEEKGIKVPPCFIIVCQNTAISKLVYDYISGFHRKNENGSSTLENGRLALFRNFDESSGNPLARPNTLLIDSEQLESGDALDDNFRGMAADEIERFRREIVERTGDPRAGEKFTDQELLREVMNTVGKPGQLGGSIRCVVSVSMLTEGWDANTVTHVLGIRAFGTQLLCEQVIGRALRRQSYELNEEGLFNVEYADVFGIPFDFTAKPVIAPPQPPRITVQVKAIRPDRDALEIRFPRVEGYRIELPEERLEAQFTPDSVLELTPDLTGPTKNRNEGIIGEGVDLTVAHLGEIRPPTLLFHLTQRLLYTKWRDPGEEPKLHLFGQLKRITKEWLDEYLVCKGGTYPAQLMYQELADMACNKITAAITLKFADSRPIKALLDPYNPTGSTVHVRFNTSRTELWETDARKCHINWVVYDSDWEAEFCRVAESHPQVRAYVKNHNLGLEVPYRYGSETRKYRPDFIVQIDDGRGENDPLNLIVEIKGYRREDAKEKKSTMDAYWIPGVNHLKEYGRWAFAEFTEIYQIEFDFAAKLAGAFDAMVAAKTGQGINLAPAPLSKAINPNLPPMRLLGADPFIHISKALCQRLSKNHGQKLSLTDIDTVALQLQCSSEDVLGALGLMSAPPRGLLRMELHTVGNNKRVSVPEFMAKLRAWWREKSLSDEDWHRWAGNIEVSWCAADGKDFLT; encoded by the coding sequence ATGGCTAATCCTTTCTTTGAGCATCCCATTCTCAACTCTCCTTACGAGATGCCTCTTCGCCATTGGGAGCTTGATGAACACGGGCAGCCGACCCAGCAAATTATTGAACGGCGTCGGCGTGCGGAATTCATCACCCCAATCCCCAAACCAAAAAAGCGTAAGGGAGCCACCGATCAGCAGCAGATTGTTTTTGATGAAGGCAAAGGGCTATCCACCAAAGAGCAGCAGTATGATCCCACATCGATCATCAATGAACTTCGTCAACATGTGGATCAATGGCGTGCTCTTCCGAATCCCAGCCAATGGCAAGTCACTCCAGAGACCACCCGCCTCCTGCAACACTGGAGGCAGCACAAGTACAGCGAGGTTCGCCCCTTTTTTTGTCAGATCGAAGCTGTGGAAACCGCCATTTGGCTGATGGAGGTGGCTCCGCAGGCAGGCAAAGCCGGCAGCCGGATTCTGGAACATCTGGCGAATGCCAATAAGGATGCCAATCCCGAATTGATGCGCTTTGCATTAAAACTGGCCACCGGTGCGGGCAAAACCACGGTAATGGCCATGCTCATCGCATGGCAAACCATTAACGCGGTGCGCCGCCCCACCAGCAATAAATTTACCCGCGGTTTCCTCGTTATTGCGCCCGGTCTCACGATCAAGGATCGGCTGCGAGTCCTCCAACCAAACGACCCAGACAGCTATTACGCAAGCCGAGAGTTGGTGCCAAGCGACATGCTGGATGATGTAAATCGGGCCAAGATCGTCATCACCAACTACCACTCATTCAAACTCCGTGAACGATTGGAGATTTCTTCTGGCGGACGATCTCTGCTCGTAGGCCGGACCGGGGACCCAATCAACACCCTCGAGACCGAGGGGCAGATGATACAGAGGATCATGCCTGACCTCATGGGCATAAAAAATATCCTCGTAGTCAATGACGAAGCACACCACTGCTACCGCGAAAAACCTTCAGAACAGGACGATGAAGACCTGAAAGGGGATGAGAAGAAAGAGGTGGAAGAAGCCAACAAGGCCGCACGGCTCTGGATTTCAGGACTGGAGGCGCTCAACCGAAAACTGGGGATTTTGCAAGTGATCGACCTATCGGCCACCCCGTTTTTCCTCCGGGGTTCCGGATATGCTGAAGGTACGCTTTTCCCATGGACCATGAGCGATTTTTCACTCATGGACGCCATTGAATGTGGCATCGTGAAGCTGCCTCGCGTTCCCGTGGCCGAGAATATACCTGGCAACGAAATGCCAATGTTCCGCGATCTTTGGGAAAATATCCGCAAGGATATGCCCAAGAAAGGGCGTGGAGCAGGAGCAGAGCTTGACCCCCTCGAACTGCCAGCGCGTCTTCAGACTGCTCTTCAAGCCCTCTACGGGCACTACGATAAAACTTTCAAATTATGGGAGGAGAAGGGAATCAAGGTTCCGCCCTGCTTCATCATTGTTTGCCAGAACACTGCTATTTCCAAACTCGTTTACGATTATATCTCCGGTTTCCATCGTAAAAATGAAAATGGCTCCAGCACTCTGGAGAACGGTCGCCTTGCGCTCTTCCGAAACTTTGACGAAAGCTCTGGAAATCCTCTTGCGCGGCCAAACACCCTTTTGATCGACAGTGAGCAACTTGAATCAGGCGATGCGCTTGACGACAACTTTCGAGGCATGGCAGCCGACGAAATCGAACGTTTCCGCCGTGAAATCGTCGAGCGCACAGGCGACCCGCGAGCGGGGGAAAAATTTACCGACCAGGAATTGCTTCGGGAAGTCATGAACACCGTGGGCAAGCCGGGGCAGCTTGGCGGTTCCATTCGCTGCGTGGTTTCCGTCTCCATGCTGACTGAAGGCTGGGATGCCAACACAGTCACCCATGTTCTGGGCATTCGTGCTTTTGGCACACAGCTTCTCTGCGAGCAAGTTATTGGCCGTGCTCTTCGCCGCCAGTCCTACGAACTTAATGAAGAAGGGTTGTTCAACGTCGAGTATGCCGATGTCTTCGGCATTCCATTTGATTTCACCGCCAAGCCGGTCATTGCGCCACCGCAACCACCCCGCATCACTGTCCAAGTTAAGGCAATCCGTCCTGATCGTGATGCCTTGGAAATTCGTTTCCCTCGGGTTGAAGGTTATAGGATAGAATTGCCCGAAGAACGTCTGGAAGCGCAATTCACCCCAGATTCTGTCCTGGAACTAACGCCCGATTTGACCGGCCCCACGAAGAACCGTAACGAAGGCATCATCGGCGAGGGAGTGGATCTTACAGTCGCGCATCTTGGCGAAATACGCCCGCCTACACTTCTTTTCCATCTGACCCAGAGACTGCTTTATACCAAATGGCGCGACCCTGGCGAAGAACCCAAACTCCATCTTTTTGGACAGCTCAAACGCATTACCAAGGAATGGCTGGACGAGTATCTGGTCTGCAAGGGCGGCACCTATCCCGCTCAGCTCATGTATCAGGAATTGGCTGATATGGCCTGTAATAAAATTACCGCCGCCATTACCTTGAAATTCGCCGACTCCCGCCCGATCAAAGCCCTGCTCGACCCCTACAACCCGACGGGCTCCACGGTCCATGTCCGCTTTAACACCTCGCGCACGGAACTCTGGGAGACAGATGCCCGCAAATGCCATATCAATTGGGTGGTGTATGATTCCGATTGGGAAGCGGAATTCTGCCGGGTTGCGGAATCCCACCCGCAAGTCAGGGCGTACGTGAAGAATCACAATCTTGGTTTGGAAGTGCCCTACCGCTACGGTTCCGAGACTCGCAAATACCGGCCTGACTTTATCGTCCAGATCGATGATGGTCGGGGTGAAAACGATCCCCTGAACCTCATCGTTGAGATCAAAGGTTATCGACGGGAAGACGCCAAGGAAAAGAAAAGCACCATGGATGCCTACTGGATTCCCGGCGTCAACCACCTCAAGGAATATGGACGCTGGGCCTTTGCCGAATTCACTGAGATTTATCAAATCGAATTTGATTTTGCCGCCAAACTAGCAGGTGCTTTCGATGCAATGGTTGCCGCGAAAACTGGCCAGGGAATCAATCTTGCGCCCGCACCACTATCGAAAGCAATTAACCCCAATCTGCCTCCCATGCGCCTTCTCGGAGCCGACCCGTTCATCCACATTAGCAAGGCACTATGCCAACGTCTAAGCAAAAATCACGGGCAAAAACTTTCCCTTACGGATATCGACACTGTGGCTCTCCAACTTCAGTGCAGCAGTGAAGACGTTTTAGGGGCTCTCGGACTGATGTCCGCTCCTCCACGCGGACTGTTACGAATGGAGCTTCATACAGTCGGAAACAATAAACGAGTCTCAGTGCCTGAATTCATGGCCAAGCTTCGTGCCTGGTGGCGCGAAAAATCACTGTCTGATGAGGACTGGCATCGCTGGGCTGGAAATATTGAGGTGAGTTGGTGTGCTGCCGATGGAAAGGATTTTCTGACATGA
- a CDS encoding DEAD/DEAH box helicase family protein, translating to MNADGELQRKLANALAEIELLKSENTRLGKLLEPQSAYPRLKLDSTIKTRPSIHAKSGTEEKIHLFRSLFHGREDVYALRWEGKNGKSGYSPACVRDSAYFHISKAEAKAQRQLLPLTDQVIHGHLSGKWTVGIYPLLQDERCWFLAADFDKAAWREDVAAYLKTCSQWAIPACLERSRSGQGAHVWIFFETPVAASIARKLGAAVLTHTMEHRHEVGLDSYDRFFPNQDTMPQGGFGNLIALPLQHIPRSVGHSVFLSEDFKPHPDQWVFLSSIQRMSVEYVGQIVQEAEKRGNIIGVRPSFCDGDEQEDPWLLPPSKKQKEKPISEPLPKKVHITLGNLVYIEKEGVPSSMLNRLMRLAAFQNPEFYRAQAMRLSTFDKPRVISCSEEFPRHLGLPRGCLREVVELLEAHKVEVELKDERFLGQPVDVSFHGSLRPEQQKAADALLVHDIGILSATTAFGKTVVAAWMIAARKTNTLILVHRRQLMDQWRERLSVFLDLPIKLIGQVGGGRRKANGNIDVAVIQSLNHKNVVNDMVANYGQVIVDECHHLSAFSFEQVLRQVKAKYVLGLTATPMRKDGHHPIIMMQCGPIRHRVDARIEAAARPFEHIVIPKLTYFRLPEAPGSKKAIHEIYAALVHDEARNRMILNDIRDALDRGRSPLLLTERTEHLKFLASRLETFTPNVIILQGGMGVKQRKAMMEKLNAIPQGEKRILMATGRYLGEGFDDARLDTLFLTMPISWKGTLQQYVGRLHRLHDEKKEVVVYDYVDGCVPMLASMFDKRVRGYESVGYKINQDCLL from the coding sequence ATGAATGCGGATGGGGAACTACAGCGAAAATTGGCCAACGCCCTGGCTGAAATTGAGCTGTTGAAATCGGAAAATACCCGGTTGGGCAAATTGCTGGAGCCGCAATCTGCGTATCCGAGGCTTAAACTCGATTCGACTATCAAAACACGGCCTTCCATCCATGCCAAATCTGGAACAGAGGAGAAAATTCACCTCTTCCGCAGCTTGTTTCACGGGCGTGAAGACGTCTATGCCCTGCGCTGGGAAGGCAAAAATGGGAAATCGGGATACTCGCCCGCATGTGTCAGAGATTCGGCATATTTTCATATCTCCAAAGCAGAAGCCAAAGCGCAGCGCCAACTCTTGCCACTGACGGATCAGGTCATTCATGGCCATCTCAGTGGAAAATGGACGGTCGGAATCTATCCGTTGCTTCAAGATGAACGGTGTTGGTTTTTGGCTGCTGATTTTGACAAAGCGGCATGGCGGGAAGACGTTGCCGCTTATTTAAAAACCTGCTCTCAATGGGCAATCCCAGCTTGCCTGGAACGCTCTCGTTCGGGTCAAGGGGCTCATGTTTGGATTTTTTTTGAAACACCTGTTGCCGCGAGTATTGCCCGCAAACTGGGTGCGGCAGTTCTCACCCACACGATGGAACACCGGCATGAAGTGGGTTTGGATTCCTATGATCGTTTCTTTCCCAATCAAGACACCATGCCTCAGGGAGGTTTTGGCAATTTGATCGCTCTACCCCTGCAGCATATCCCCAGAAGCGTGGGTCATAGCGTTTTTCTGTCGGAAGATTTCAAACCTCATCCGGATCAATGGGTCTTTCTGTCCTCCATCCAAAGAATGAGTGTCGAATATGTGGGGCAAATTGTCCAAGAAGCTGAAAAACGGGGAAATATTATCGGTGTGCGTCCGAGCTTTTGCGATGGAGACGAACAGGAAGATCCCTGGCTATTGCCTCCCTCGAAAAAGCAGAAGGAGAAGCCCATCTCGGAACCCCTGCCGAAAAAAGTCCATATTACATTGGGCAATTTGGTTTATATCGAAAAAGAGGGGGTTCCTTCTTCCATGTTGAATCGCCTGATGCGTCTGGCCGCTTTCCAGAATCCGGAATTTTATCGGGCCCAAGCGATGCGACTATCTACTTTTGATAAGCCGAGGGTCATATCTTGCTCTGAAGAATTCCCCCGACATCTGGGATTACCGCGTGGCTGCTTGCGTGAAGTAGTCGAACTTTTGGAAGCGCACAAGGTTGAAGTCGAATTGAAGGATGAAAGATTCTTGGGACAGCCTGTCGATGTGTCATTTCACGGCAGTCTCAGGCCCGAGCAACAGAAAGCTGCGGATGCATTGTTGGTGCACGACATCGGAATCCTTTCCGCCACTACTGCTTTTGGGAAAACAGTAGTGGCGGCCTGGATGATTGCAGCGCGAAAAACCAACACCTTGATTCTGGTGCATCGCAGGCAACTCATGGACCAATGGCGGGAGCGGCTTTCAGTATTTTTGGATTTACCCATCAAATTGATCGGCCAAGTCGGTGGAGGCCGCCGTAAAGCAAACGGGAATATTGACGTGGCAGTTATCCAAAGCTTGAACCACAAAAATGTGGTGAATGACATGGTGGCAAATTACGGGCAGGTCATAGTGGACGAATGCCACCATCTTTCTGCCTTCAGTTTTGAGCAAGTGTTACGCCAAGTCAAAGCCAAGTATGTGTTGGGGTTAACGGCAACACCCATGCGTAAAGACGGACATCATCCCATCATCATGATGCAGTGCGGCCCTATTCGTCATCGGGTCGATGCCCGTATTGAGGCGGCAGCGAGACCATTCGAGCATATCGTTATACCGAAGTTGACGTATTTCAGATTGCCCGAAGCGCCGGGCAGCAAAAAAGCCATTCACGAAATCTATGCGGCCTTGGTTCATGACGAGGCCCGAAACAGGATGATCCTAAATGACATTCGCGATGCTTTGGATCGAGGGAGATCGCCCCTGCTGCTTACAGAACGCACAGAGCATCTCAAGTTTCTGGCTTCCCGGCTGGAAACCTTCACGCCCAATGTGATCATTCTTCAAGGCGGCATGGGCGTAAAACAGCGCAAAGCCATGATGGAAAAGCTCAACGCAATTCCTCAGGGAGAAAAGCGCATACTGATGGCAACAGGCCGATATCTTGGGGAGGGATTTGATGATGCCCGGCTCGACACCCTGTTTTTGACCATGCCAATTTCCTGGAAAGGAACCCTGCAACAATATGTGGGGCGGTTGCATCGGCTTCACGATGAAAAGAAGGAAGTCGTGGTTTACGACTATGTGGACGGTTGCGTACCCATGCTCGCATCCATGTTCGACAAGCGAGTGCGCGGGTATGAGTCGGTCGGTTATAAGATCAACCAAGATTGTTTGCTTTAA
- a CDS encoding site-specific integrase, translating into MSLRTPLMEVAKERAHDVARGLAARAAAKAAADKGRMTVGDCVLLFEEKVQAGWSFRGRGNRNRSRNRPSTSHMRMQTLKALLKSWPELRFLDVRKVTPLDCERWGDRYCMQISPARFNSTLDTLRYVFEEAVQAKVRIDNPAQNVGRCTVRPKQVTLPNSRQFQDFIARIRSAGAWCSRDCADHVQFLAYTGARKNEAAHVEWRDVDLCGETIHLRVTKNGLPRRVPMIPAAKELLQRMRSQRAREALTVRVLRVRESQRAMTHAAAKIGMTRITHHDLRHLYATVCIESGVDIPTVARWMGHLDGGALAMKTYGHLRDEHSKLSAQKVSFAINPDVEEGKITPFPFPATA; encoded by the coding sequence ATGTCGCTTCGCACTCCGCTGATGGAAGTTGCCAAGGAACGCGCTCATGACGTTGCACGCGGTCTGGCGGCCCGTGCCGCAGCCAAGGCTGCCGCAGACAAAGGACGCATGACAGTCGGGGATTGTGTTTTGCTCTTTGAGGAAAAGGTGCAAGCCGGATGGAGTTTCCGGGGGCGAGGTAATCGTAACCGGAGCAGAAACCGCCCCTCCACTAGCCATATGCGGATGCAAACACTGAAAGCGCTTCTCAAAAGCTGGCCGGAGCTGCGTTTCCTCGATGTCCGAAAGGTGACCCCGCTTGATTGCGAGCGCTGGGGTGACCGCTATTGCATGCAGATTTCTCCCGCGCGGTTCAATTCCACTTTGGACACCTTGCGTTATGTCTTTGAGGAGGCCGTCCAGGCCAAGGTACGGATAGACAATCCCGCTCAGAATGTGGGTCGTTGCACGGTTCGGCCCAAACAGGTGACGCTTCCCAATTCGCGGCAATTCCAGGATTTTATCGCCCGTATCCGCAGTGCCGGGGCTTGGTGTTCCCGCGATTGTGCGGATCATGTGCAGTTCCTCGCATATACCGGAGCACGAAAAAACGAGGCCGCGCACGTTGAATGGCGGGATGTTGATCTCTGTGGAGAAACCATCCATTTGCGGGTAACTAAAAACGGGTTGCCGCGCCGGGTTCCTATGATTCCAGCCGCCAAGGAATTGCTACAACGAATGCGCTCACAACGTGCGAGGGAGGCATTGACTGTCCGTGTTTTGCGAGTCCGTGAGTCGCAGAGGGCGATGACCCATGCCGCTGCGAAGATTGGAATGACCAGGATCACCCATCACGATCTGCGGCATCTCTATGCCACGGTCTGCATCGAATCCGGTGTGGATATTCCCACTGTGGCACGCTGGATGGGCCATCTCGATGGCGGGGCGCTGGCCATGAAGACCTATGGACATCTTCGCGATGAGCATTCCAAGCTGTCGGCTCAGAAAGTTTCCTTTGCCATTAACCCTGACGTGGAGGAGGGCAAGATCACGCCCTTTCCATTCCCAGCCACCGCTTGA
- a CDS encoding carboxymuconolactone decarboxylase family protein, whose amino-acid sequence MKNRLSVHRRNESSERKIPQEAEGNVAPKLLELLRLRVAQIRQCPISIITHQEELKARGETNKRLSQLETWATSDLFDSQERAALAFCEKITMDTATPQYEDLIQEMRNYFTKMQVVALTLAIIAVNDLNILELSS is encoded by the coding sequence ATGAAAAACCGCCTTTCAGTCCATCGCCGGAACGAATCCTCAGAGCGAAAAATCCCCCAGGAAGCTGAGGGGAACGTTGCCCCAAAGCTGCTTGAGTTGCTCAGATTGCGCGTCGCACAGATTCGTCAATGCCCCATTTCCATCATTACGCATCAGGAAGAGTTAAAAGCCAGGGGAGAAACAAACAAGCGGCTCAGTCAACTGGAAACGTGGGCGACATCCGACCTCTTTGACAGCCAGGAACGCGCTGCCCTGGCGTTCTGCGAAAAGATAACGATGGATACGGCAACCCCCCAGTATGAGGACCTTATCCAGGAAATGCGGAATTATTTTACAAAAATGCAAGTCGTTGCCCTGACCCTGGCCATTATCGCGGTGAACGATTTGAATATTTTGGAACTGAGTTCGTGA
- the ychF gene encoding redox-regulated ATPase YchF — protein MLRSGIVGLPNVGKSTLFNAVTKTRKAQAANYPFCTIDPNVGVVVVPDARLDVLAGISKTQKIVPATIEIVDIAGLVKGASQGEGLGNQFLSHIREVDAIVQVVRCFEDADIHHVSGSVDPLRDIEVILTELVLADMASVQKQKDRVAKSAKSGDKKAKAEVAILEKLEPHLNSGKPAVTLALNPDEAALAKGFFLLSAKPTLFACNVKEEDLATLSKGDRSTPTGLRVKQVEDYCATHLQAEAVIISAQIESELVDLPPEDQQAYLKDLGVEESGVGKLIRAVYHLLGLRTYFTTGEKETRAWTIHVGDKAPAAAGVIHSDFERGFIAAECTAYEDLKTLGSFAKCREAGKLRIEGKEYPVADGDVMEFRFNV, from the coding sequence ATGTTAAGATCTGGAATCGTCGGGTTGCCTAATGTGGGCAAAAGTACCTTGTTCAACGCGGTGACCAAAACCCGCAAAGCGCAGGCGGCAAACTACCCTTTTTGCACGATTGACCCCAATGTCGGGGTCGTGGTGGTGCCGGACGCCCGGCTCGACGTGCTGGCTGGAATTTCCAAAACACAGAAAATCGTGCCGGCCACGATTGAAATTGTCGATATCGCCGGCCTTGTCAAAGGGGCCAGCCAGGGCGAGGGGCTCGGGAACCAGTTCCTGTCCCACATCCGCGAGGTCGATGCCATTGTGCAGGTGGTCCGCTGTTTCGAGGACGCCGACATCCATCATGTGAGCGGAAGCGTCGATCCCCTGCGCGATATCGAAGTGATTTTGACCGAACTTGTGCTCGCCGACATGGCCTCCGTCCAAAAGCAAAAGGACCGGGTTGCGAAGTCGGCCAAATCCGGCGACAAAAAAGCGAAGGCCGAGGTCGCTATTCTGGAAAAATTGGAGCCGCATCTCAACAGCGGCAAGCCTGCGGTCACGCTCGCCCTCAATCCGGATGAGGCCGCCCTGGCCAAAGGATTTTTTCTGTTGTCGGCCAAGCCGACCTTGTTTGCCTGCAATGTGAAGGAGGAAGACCTGGCGACGTTGTCGAAGGGCGACCGCTCGACGCCGACGGGCCTGCGCGTGAAGCAGGTGGAGGATTATTGCGCAACCCATTTGCAGGCCGAGGCGGTGATCATCAGCGCGCAGATTGAATCCGAGTTGGTCGATTTGCCGCCGGAGGACCAGCAGGCGTATTTGAAGGATCTGGGTGTTGAGGAATCGGGTGTCGGCAAGCTGATCCGCGCCGTTTATCATTTGTTAGGCCTGAGGACCTATTTCACCACCGGAGAAAAGGAAACGCGCGCCTGGACGATTCATGTGGGCGACAAGGCGCCGGCTGCCGCGGGTGTGATCCATTCCGATTTCGAGCGGGGTTTTATTGCCGCCGAATGCACGGCCTATGAGGATTTGAAAACGCTGGGCTCCTTTGCCAAATGCCGGGAAGCCGGGAAGCTGCGCATCGAAGGCAAGGAATATCCGGTCGCAGATGGCGACGTGATGGAATTCCGCTTTAATGTCTGA